One part of the Nocardioides zeae genome encodes these proteins:
- a CDS encoding GuaB1 family IMP dehydrogenase-related protein — MRFLHDRVPPHELTYDDVFMVPRHSTVASRFDVDLTTTDGTGATLPIVVANMTAVAGRRMAETVARRGGITVIPQDIPLDVVREVVGWVKARHHVFDTPIELAPTQTVGDALALIPKRSHRAAVVVEDGRPVGVVAADDCVDVDRFTQVRDVMSTSLVTLGADTDPRRAFDLLDRARVRLAPAVDGQGRLLGVLTRTGALRATLYTPAVDARGGLRIAAAIGVNGDVAGRAAALLDAGVDALVVDTAHGDQDRMVEALKAVRALDPQVPVAAGNVVSAEGTRELVAAGADIVKVGVGPGAMCTTRMMTGVGRPQFSAVLECAEAARAEGAHVWADGGVRHPRDVALALAAGASSVMVGSWFAGTHESPGDLQVDSDGRAYKVSFGMASARAVAHRTSTESAYDRARKGLYEEGISSSRMYVDPARPGVEDLVDHISAGVRSACTYAGARSIAELHERAVVGVQSAAGFHEGRPLPAGW, encoded by the coding sequence GTGCGTTTCCTCCATGACCGCGTGCCTCCGCACGAGCTGACCTACGACGACGTCTTCATGGTGCCGCGCCACTCCACCGTGGCCAGCCGCTTCGACGTCGACCTCACCACGACCGACGGCACCGGGGCGACCCTGCCGATCGTCGTGGCCAACATGACGGCCGTCGCCGGCCGCCGGATGGCGGAGACGGTGGCGCGGCGGGGCGGCATCACGGTCATCCCGCAGGACATCCCGCTCGACGTCGTGCGCGAGGTGGTCGGCTGGGTGAAGGCCCGCCACCACGTCTTCGACACGCCGATCGAGCTCGCGCCGACCCAGACGGTGGGCGACGCGCTCGCCCTCATCCCCAAGCGCTCGCACCGCGCCGCGGTGGTCGTCGAGGACGGTCGCCCCGTGGGCGTCGTCGCGGCCGACGACTGCGTCGACGTCGACCGGTTCACCCAGGTGCGCGACGTCATGTCGACCTCGCTGGTGACCCTGGGCGCCGACACCGACCCGCGCCGTGCCTTCGACCTGCTCGACCGGGCACGGGTGCGGCTCGCGCCCGCCGTCGACGGCCAGGGCCGCCTCCTCGGCGTCCTGACGCGCACGGGGGCCCTGCGGGCCACGCTCTACACCCCGGCGGTCGACGCGCGGGGCGGGCTGCGGATCGCGGCGGCGATCGGGGTCAACGGCGACGTGGCGGGGCGGGCCGCCGCGCTGCTCGACGCCGGCGTCGACGCGCTCGTCGTCGACACGGCCCACGGCGACCAGGACCGCATGGTCGAGGCGCTCAAGGCCGTGCGGGCGCTCGACCCGCAGGTGCCGGTGGCTGCCGGCAACGTGGTGTCGGCGGAAGGCACGCGCGAGCTCGTCGCCGCGGGCGCCGACATCGTCAAGGTCGGTGTCGGCCCGGGCGCGATGTGCACGACGCGGATGATGACGGGCGTCGGGCGACCGCAGTTCTCGGCGGTGCTCGAGTGCGCCGAGGCCGCGCGCGCCGAGGGCGCCCACGTGTGGGCCGACGGCGGCGTCCGGCACCCGCGCGACGTCGCGCTCGCCCTCGCCGCGGGTGCCTCGTCGGTGATGGTCGGCTCCTGGTTCGCCGGCACCCACGAGTCGCCGGGCGACCTGCAGGTCGACTCCGACGGCCGCGCCTACAAGGTGTCGTTCGGGATGGCCTCCGCCCGCGCCGTGGCGCACCGGACGTCGACGGAGTCGGCCTACGACCGGGCACGCAAGGGCCTCTACGAGGAGGGCATCTCGTCGTCGCGGATGTACGTCGACCCGGCCCGTCCCGGGGTCGAGGACCTCGTCGACCACATCAGCGCCGGGGTGCGGTCCGCCTGCACCTACGCCGGCGCCCGCAGCATCGCCGAGCTGCACGAGCGCGCCGTCGTGGGCGTGCAGTCGGCGGCCGGCTTCCACGAGGGCCGGCCGCTGCCGGCGGGCTGGTGA
- a CDS encoding acyl-CoA dehydrogenase family protein, with protein MSLTNSLRPGGRNGLARKESRDPIGYAVAALNVVAQSDLIDRLGLRKKTEQAVFTSTRGGFAVATKAGRTFAKRGATKPGVRVPTAGASGVFDLTPTEDEQMLVDVVGEFAAEVVRPAATEADEACEAPVALLKSSLEIGLPILGVPEKLGGISEERSAVAGTLVAEALAKGDMGLAVATLAPGAVATALSLWGTDAQQATYLPAFTGDDVPAAALALSEPTVLFDVLQPGTTAVRRGDRYVLNGVKAGVPRGGDAELFVVGASLGGKPVLFLVEAGTEGLRVEADPSMGVRAATLSKLHLTDVEVPADAVLGETDGTTYTECVRLSRLAWCGLAIGTAQAVLDYVTPYVKEREAFGEPVAHRQSVAFMVANIAIELQAMRLVTYKAASRAAQGKDFAREVALARNLCASKGMQIGLDGVQLLGGHGFVKEHPVERWYRDLRALGVMEGGVLV; from the coding sequence ATGTCCCTGACGAACAGCCTCAGGCCGGGCGGGCGCAACGGCCTCGCACGCAAGGAGAGCCGCGACCCGATCGGCTACGCGGTCGCCGCTCTCAACGTGGTCGCCCAGAGCGACCTCATCGACCGGCTCGGTCTCCGCAAGAAGACCGAGCAGGCCGTGTTCACCTCGACCCGGGGTGGCTTCGCGGTCGCCACGAAGGCCGGTCGCACGTTCGCGAAGCGCGGTGCCACGAAGCCGGGCGTGCGCGTGCCGACGGCCGGGGCGAGCGGGGTCTTCGACCTGACGCCCACCGAGGACGAGCAGATGCTCGTCGACGTCGTCGGCGAGTTCGCCGCCGAGGTCGTGCGCCCCGCCGCCACCGAGGCGGACGAGGCGTGCGAGGCGCCGGTCGCCCTGCTCAAGTCGAGCCTGGAGATCGGCCTGCCGATCCTGGGGGTCCCCGAGAAGCTCGGTGGGATCTCCGAGGAGCGGTCGGCGGTCGCGGGCACGCTCGTGGCCGAGGCGCTCGCGAAGGGCGACATGGGCCTCGCGGTCGCGACGCTCGCTCCCGGTGCGGTGGCCACGGCCCTCTCGCTGTGGGGCACGGACGCCCAGCAGGCGACCTACCTGCCCGCCTTCACCGGCGACGACGTCCCCGCCGCGGCGCTCGCGCTGAGCGAGCCCACGGTCCTCTTCGACGTGCTGCAGCCGGGAACCACGGCGGTACGCCGCGGCGACCGCTACGTGCTCAACGGCGTCAAGGCGGGTGTCCCGCGCGGCGGCGACGCCGAGCTGTTCGTCGTGGGTGCCTCCCTCGGGGGCAAGCCGGTGCTGTTCCTCGTCGAGGCGGGCACCGAGGGCCTCCGCGTCGAGGCCGACCCGTCGATGGGCGTCCGCGCGGCGACGCTCTCCAAGCTGCACCTCACCGACGTCGAGGTGCCCGCCGACGCCGTCCTCGGCGAGACGGACGGCACGACGTACACCGAGTGCGTGCGTCTCTCCCGGCTCGCCTGGTGCGGCCTCGCGATCGGTACGGCGCAGGCCGTGCTCGACTACGTGACGCCGTACGTGAAGGAGCGCGAGGCGTTCGGCGAGCCCGTCGCCCACCGCCAGTCGGTGGCCTTCATGGTCGCGAACATCGCGATCGAGCTGCAGGCGATGCGGCTCGTCACCTACAAGGCGGCGTCCCGCGCCGCCCAGGGCAAGGACTTCGCCCGCGAGGTCGCCCTCGCGCGCAACCTCTGCGCCAGCAAGGGCATGCAGATCGGTCTCGACGGCGTGCAGCTGCTCGGTGGCCACGGCTTCGTCAAGGAGCACCCGGTGGAGCGGTGGTACCGCGATCTGCGGGCCCTCGGCGTGATGGAAGGAGGCGTCCTGGTCTGA
- a CDS encoding acyl-CoA dehydrogenase family protein has product MINLETPKKHRALVDQAHQVAMNMLRPISRKYDRAEHSYPKELDMLAAMIDGLSESGAAEGAGATGVRRDEKKDDGGVRNGSNLASVMSIAEMCWGDTGLLLSMPRQGLGNSAIASVANEEQLERFKGTWAAMAITEPGVGSDSANITTTARLDGNHYVINGEKIYVTSGDRADSVVVWATLDKSLGRAAIKSFVVEKGTPGMRVERLEHKLGIRASDTAVIIFEDCRVPAENLLGSPEVDVKQGFAGAMATFDNTRPLVAAMAVGCARASLDLTRDLLAQAGVEVDYDRPGHLQSAAAAKFLQLEADWEGAQLLTMQAAWMADNRKPNSLEASMAKAKAGRVGSDITLSCVELCGTLGYSESELLEKWARDSKILDIFEGTQQIQQLIVARRILGLTSAQLK; this is encoded by the coding sequence ATGATCAATCTCGAGACCCCCAAGAAGCACCGCGCCCTGGTCGACCAGGCGCACCAGGTCGCCATGAACATGCTGCGACCGATCTCCCGCAAGTACGACCGTGCCGAGCACTCCTACCCCAAGGAGCTCGACATGCTGGCCGCGATGATCGACGGCCTGTCGGAGTCGGGCGCCGCGGAGGGCGCCGGCGCCACCGGCGTGCGTCGCGACGAGAAGAAGGACGACGGCGGCGTTCGCAACGGCTCCAACCTCGCCTCGGTGATGTCGATCGCCGAGATGTGCTGGGGCGACACCGGCCTGCTGCTGTCGATGCCCCGCCAGGGCCTCGGCAACTCGGCCATCGCCTCGGTCGCCAACGAGGAGCAGCTCGAGCGCTTCAAGGGCACCTGGGCCGCGATGGCGATCACGGAGCCCGGCGTGGGCTCCGACTCCGCCAACATCACGACCACGGCCCGCCTCGACGGCAACCACTACGTGATCAACGGCGAGAAGATCTACGTCACGTCGGGCGACCGGGCCGACTCGGTCGTCGTCTGGGCGACGCTCGACAAGTCCCTCGGCCGTGCCGCCATCAAGTCCTTCGTGGTGGAGAAGGGCACGCCCGGCATGCGAGTCGAGCGTCTGGAGCACAAGCTCGGCATCCGGGCGTCCGACACCGCGGTCATCATCTTCGAGGACTGCCGGGTGCCTGCCGAGAACCTCCTCGGCTCGCCCGAGGTCGACGTCAAGCAGGGCTTCGCAGGCGCCATGGCGACCTTCGACAACACCCGGCCCCTCGTCGCGGCGATGGCCGTGGGGTGTGCCCGGGCCTCGCTCGACCTCACCCGCGACCTGCTCGCCCAGGCGGGCGTCGAGGTCGACTACGACCGCCCCGGTCACCTGCAGTCCGCCGCAGCGGCGAAGTTCCTCCAGCTCGAGGCGGACTGGGAGGGCGCCCAGCTGCTGACGATGCAGGCGGCGTGGATGGCCGACAACCGCAAGCCCAACTCGCTCGAGGCCTCCATGGCGAAGGCGAAGGCGGGTCGCGTCGGCTCCGACATCACCCTCAGCTGCGTCGAGCTCTGCGGCACGCTCGGCTACAGCGAGTCCGAGCTGCTCGAGAAGTGGGCCCGCGACTCGAAGATCCTCGACATCTTCGAGGGCACGCAGCAGATCCAGCAGCTCATCGTGGCCCGGCGCATCCTGGGCCTGACGAGCGCGCAGCTCAAGTGA
- a CDS encoding YiaA/YiaB family inner membrane protein, which produces MSTPPPLPAGPSTKNTNAFFLQAGLAFGVALLTMVVAIIFVPVDPWIRAFLALGTLFLVTSSFTLAKCIRDAQETTQVVARLDQARVDRILSEHDPFRSVA; this is translated from the coding sequence ATGAGCACTCCTCCTCCTCTCCCGGCCGGCCCCTCCACCAAGAACACCAACGCGTTCTTCCTGCAGGCTGGCCTCGCCTTCGGCGTCGCGCTCCTCACGATGGTCGTCGCGATCATCTTCGTCCCGGTCGACCCGTGGATCCGGGCGTTCCTCGCCCTCGGGACCCTCTTCCTCGTCACCTCGTCGTTCACGCTCGCCAAGTGCATCCGCGACGCCCAGGAGACCACCCAGGTCGTCGCGCGTCTCGACCAGGCCCGCGTCGACCGCATCCTGTCGGAGCACGACCCGTTCCGCAGCGTGGCGTGA
- a CDS encoding nucleosidase produces the protein MSAAPRRTDVLVVAATRAEAAGVPEHCPLLVTGIGKVPAAAAVAAALGRMPDPTAVHVVNVGTAGALRPGVTGLHLPGTVLNHDLSADAVRQLGHDPHELLALGTGDPGTVLASGDVFVTDPAVRDALAQRATLVDMEGYAVAWAAHAAGARVTLVKHVSDTADDSAWDWPAQVAASAAVLGEWLEGALG, from the coding sequence GTGAGCGCCGCCCCGCGGCGTACCGACGTCCTCGTCGTCGCCGCGACCCGCGCCGAGGCGGCGGGGGTCCCCGAGCACTGCCCACTGCTGGTGACCGGCATCGGGAAGGTGCCGGCGGCCGCCGCGGTCGCCGCGGCACTGGGTCGCATGCCCGACCCGACGGCCGTGCACGTCGTCAACGTGGGGACGGCCGGCGCGCTGCGACCGGGGGTGACGGGCCTGCACCTGCCCGGCACGGTGCTCAACCACGACCTCAGCGCGGACGCCGTGCGCCAGCTCGGGCACGACCCGCACGAGCTCCTGGCCCTCGGCACCGGTGACCCCGGCACCGTGCTCGCGAGCGGGGACGTCTTCGTCACCGACCCGGCCGTCCGCGACGCCCTCGCGCAGCGGGCGACGCTGGTGGACATGGAGGGGTACGCCGTGGCGTGGGCCGCGCACGCCGCCGGCGCCCGCGTCACGCTCGTCAAGCACGTGTCCGACACCGCCGACGACTCTGCCTGGGACTGGCCGGCGCAGGTCGCCGCCAGCGCTGCCGTGCTGGGGGAGTGGCTCGAGGGCGCCCTGGGCTGA
- a CDS encoding TetR/AcrR family transcriptional regulator: MPKDPDRPRRRYVSPVREAALAATHGRIVDAAAELFSSEGYRSTTLAAIAARAGVSVPRVNLSGSKPALLVEAYQRRAGTTPEQPISESPELQELMKLPADEALPAYAAWLSQVHAQSVGLWFALREAAATDPEAATAFEAVERSNDEACLSAVAWADGLGLLTGDVPTEERAATWAQVAGAEPFRHFVVERGWSAERYQQWVRRAIERLVLDPA, from the coding sequence TTGCCGAAGGACCCCGACCGTCCCCGACGTCGCTACGTCTCTCCCGTGCGGGAGGCGGCCCTCGCCGCCACCCACGGCCGGATCGTCGACGCCGCTGCGGAGCTCTTCTCCAGCGAGGGATACCGCTCGACGACGCTGGCCGCGATCGCGGCCCGCGCCGGCGTGTCCGTGCCGCGCGTCAACCTCTCCGGCTCCAAGCCGGCCCTCCTCGTGGAGGCCTACCAGCGCCGCGCGGGCACGACGCCGGAGCAGCCGATCAGCGAGTCGCCCGAGCTGCAGGAGCTCATGAAGCTGCCGGCTGACGAGGCGTTGCCGGCGTACGCCGCGTGGTTGAGCCAGGTGCACGCACAGTCGGTGGGGCTGTGGTTCGCGCTGCGCGAGGCCGCCGCGACCGACCCGGAGGCCGCGACCGCCTTCGAGGCCGTCGAGCGCTCGAACGACGAGGCCTGCCTGTCCGCGGTCGCCTGGGCCGACGGCCTGGGGCTGCTGACGGGCGACGTCCCGACGGAGGAGCGCGCGGCGACGTGGGCCCAGGTCGCCGGCGCCGAGCCCTTCCGCCACTTCGTCGTGGAGCGTGGCTGGAGCGCGGAGCGCTACCAGCAGTGGGTACGGCGCGCGATCGAGCGCCTCGTGCTCGACCCCGCCTGA
- the def gene encoding peptide deformylase has product MSDAAAAPASAETPDGPDETPYGALPTGGTVRPITRWGTPVMHAPQRRVTAFDDDLRALVADMTATMYAADGVGLAACQIGVDLAVFVFDCPDASGRRVAGVVCNPDVTTPEGSERRLDDSEEGCLSYPGAFVDCARPDRATVVGVGLDGTPVRFEGDGLLARCLQHETDHTLGTVFGDRIGTKARKKLAKQHDKAAEDYPLDWPA; this is encoded by the coding sequence ATGTCCGACGCAGCCGCCGCACCCGCTTCCGCCGAGACGCCCGACGGGCCCGACGAGACGCCGTACGGCGCGCTGCCGACCGGAGGCACCGTCCGCCCGATCACCCGCTGGGGCACACCGGTGATGCACGCGCCCCAGCGCCGCGTCACGGCGTTCGACGACGACCTGCGGGCGTTGGTCGCCGACATGACGGCGACGATGTACGCCGCGGACGGCGTCGGGCTGGCCGCCTGCCAGATCGGGGTCGACCTGGCCGTCTTCGTCTTCGACTGCCCCGACGCATCGGGGCGCCGGGTCGCGGGGGTCGTGTGCAACCCCGACGTCACCACCCCGGAGGGCAGCGAGCGACGCCTCGACGACAGCGAGGAGGGGTGCCTGAGCTACCCGGGCGCCTTCGTCGACTGCGCGCGCCCCGACCGGGCGACCGTGGTGGGGGTGGGCCTGGACGGCACCCCCGTGCGGTTCGAGGGCGACGGCCTGCTCGCCCGCTGCCTCCAGCACGAGACGGACCACACCCTCGGCACGGTCTTCGGGGACCGGATCGGCACGAAGGCGCGCAAGAAGCTGGCCAAGCAGCACGACAAGGCGGCGGAGGACTACCCGCTGGACTGGCCGGCCTGA
- a CDS encoding BCCT family transporter, which yields MTALDPKHPVDAHPDETPEAPAAPTEASSTTTDTGGHPALDVPPPVESRPPTSTLDPVVFGVTAVIAVAFLVWGFASTDSLRDTSSSALGWIIDNLGWLFVVSSSGFVVFVLWLALSRFGSIPLGRDDEQPEFSTTSWIAMMFSAGMGIGLMFYGVGEPVSHFATAPPGTGGEEAQKTALATTIFHWGLHPWAIYAVLGLAVAYGVYRKGRLQLVSAAFEPLLGRHAHGPAGRVIDILAIFATLFGSAASLGLGALQISSGLQIVAGVGEIGNGVLVAIIAGLTAAFIASAVSGIARGIQWLANINMVLAIGLAVFVFVAGPTVFILDMLPSMLATYAGDLGEMAARVPSDQATTVLPDGTEQTTAAWLSNWTVFYWAWWLSWTPFVGLFIARISRGRTIRQFVAGVLLVPTAVSLVWFAIFGGAAIHLEEAGRDIAGAAGIESQLFTVLDNFPFATVTSVVVMVLVAIFFVSGADAASIVMGTLSERGASEPRRFTVIFWGAATGAVAAVMLIVGGNDALTGLQNITIAASVPFVLVMIGLCVALVRDLRSDPVVVRKVYAAQAVEQAVLAGVTEHGDDFVISVESTEPGAGLGDYIANGPAQAQPSSVQAAPGSTGVAGAPKPPKG from the coding sequence GTGACCGCACTCGACCCGAAGCACCCCGTCGACGCGCATCCCGACGAGACCCCCGAGGCGCCCGCCGCCCCGACCGAGGCCTCGTCGACCACCACCGACACGGGCGGCCACCCCGCCCTCGACGTGCCCCCACCCGTCGAGAGCCGGCCCCCGACGTCCACGCTCGACCCCGTCGTCTTCGGCGTCACCGCCGTCATCGCCGTCGCGTTCCTCGTCTGGGGGTTCGCGAGCACCGACAGCCTCCGCGACACCTCCTCCTCCGCCCTGGGCTGGATCATCGACAACCTCGGCTGGCTGTTCGTCGTGTCGTCCAGCGGCTTCGTCGTCTTCGTGCTGTGGCTCGCGCTCAGCCGGTTCGGCTCGATCCCGCTCGGGCGTGACGACGAGCAGCCCGAGTTCTCGACGACGTCGTGGATCGCCATGATGTTCAGCGCCGGCATGGGCATCGGCCTCATGTTCTACGGCGTGGGCGAGCCCGTCTCCCACTTCGCCACCGCGCCGCCGGGCACGGGCGGCGAGGAGGCCCAGAAGACCGCGCTGGCCACCACGATCTTCCACTGGGGCCTGCACCCCTGGGCGATCTACGCCGTCCTCGGCCTCGCCGTGGCCTACGGCGTCTACCGCAAGGGCCGCCTGCAGCTCGTCAGCGCGGCCTTCGAGCCGCTGCTCGGCCGCCACGCCCACGGGCCCGCCGGTCGCGTCATCGACATCCTGGCCATCTTCGCCACGCTCTTCGGCTCCGCCGCCTCGCTCGGCCTCGGGGCGCTGCAGATCAGCAGCGGGCTCCAGATCGTCGCGGGCGTCGGCGAGATCGGCAACGGCGTGCTCGTCGCCATCATCGCGGGCCTGACGGCGGCCTTCATCGCGTCGGCCGTGTCGGGCATCGCCCGCGGCATCCAGTGGCTCGCCAACATCAACATGGTGCTCGCCATCGGCCTCGCGGTCTTCGTCTTCGTCGCGGGCCCGACGGTGTTCATCCTCGACATGCTGCCGAGCATGCTCGCCACCTACGCGGGCGACCTCGGCGAGATGGCGGCGCGCGTGCCATCCGACCAGGCCACCACCGTGCTGCCCGACGGGACCGAGCAGACCACCGCTGCGTGGCTCTCGAACTGGACCGTCTTCTACTGGGCCTGGTGGCTCTCCTGGACCCCCTTCGTGGGGCTCTTCATCGCCCGCATCTCGCGCGGTCGCACCATCCGTCAGTTCGTCGCCGGGGTGCTCCTGGTGCCGACCGCGGTGAGCCTCGTCTGGTTCGCGATCTTCGGTGGCGCGGCGATCCACCTCGAGGAGGCGGGCCGCGACATCGCCGGCGCCGCCGGCATCGAGTCCCAGCTCTTCACGGTGCTCGACAACTTCCCGTTCGCGACCGTCACCAGCGTCGTCGTGATGGTGCTCGTCGCGATCTTCTTCGTGTCCGGCGCCGACGCGGCCTCGATCGTCATGGGCACGCTCTCGGAGCGCGGCGCCTCCGAGCCGCGCCGCTTCACCGTGATCTTCTGGGGCGCGGCCACCGGTGCCGTGGCGGCCGTCATGCTCATCGTCGGCGGCAACGACGCGCTCACGGGACTGCAGAACATCACGATCGCGGCGTCCGTGCCGTTCGTGCTCGTCATGATCGGCCTCTGCGTCGCCCTCGTGCGCGACCTCCGGTCCGACCCCGTCGTCGTCCGGAAGGTCTACGCCGCGCAGGCGGTCGAGCAGGCCGTCCTGGCCGGTGTCACCGAGCACGGGGACGACTTCGTGATCAGCGTCGAGTCGACGGAGCCCGGCGCGGGCCTCGGCGACTACATCGCGAACGGCCCGGCCCAGGCGCAGCCCTCGTCCGTGCAGGCCGCCCCCGGCAGCACCGGCGTCGCCGGCGCCCCGAAGCCGCCGAAGGGCTGA
- a CDS encoding HemK family protein methyltransferase, with protein sequence MPVTLVSDLRAAGCVFAEEEAAELVCAAQRAGRGAAWLERAVAERVAGRPLELVVGEVVFGGLRLVVAPGTFVPRVRTELLAELALEMLPAGGRVLDLCGGVGAVAAVVAARRPDVTVVSADLDERATACARANLAPYGSRAQVHTGDLYAALPPTLHRAFDVVVANAPYVPTERIAAMPREAREHEPRVALDGGADGTVLQQRVVAGAPDWLVGDGRVVVECAPAQLPVLRDALGRAGFTAEPREDDERGAHAVVGRGGMIG encoded by the coding sequence GTGCCGGTCACGCTGGTCTCCGACCTCCGGGCAGCGGGATGCGTCTTCGCCGAGGAGGAGGCTGCGGAGCTCGTCTGCGCCGCGCAGCGAGCCGGCCGTGGCGCGGCGTGGCTCGAGCGGGCCGTCGCCGAACGGGTCGCGGGCCGTCCGCTCGAGCTCGTCGTCGGCGAGGTCGTCTTCGGCGGTCTGCGGCTCGTGGTCGCGCCCGGCACCTTCGTGCCCCGGGTGCGCACCGAGCTGCTGGCGGAGCTCGCCCTCGAGATGCTGCCTGCCGGCGGCCGCGTGCTCGACCTCTGCGGCGGGGTCGGCGCCGTCGCGGCCGTCGTGGCCGCTCGCCGCCCGGACGTCACGGTCGTCAGCGCCGACCTCGACGAGCGCGCCACGGCCTGTGCGCGGGCGAACCTGGCGCCGTACGGGAGCCGCGCGCAGGTGCACACCGGCGACCTGTACGCCGCGCTCCCGCCCACGCTGCACCGGGCGTTCGACGTGGTGGTCGCGAACGCGCCGTACGTGCCGACGGAGCGGATCGCCGCGATGCCGCGGGAGGCGCGCGAGCACGAGCCCCGCGTCGCGCTCGACGGCGGCGCCGACGGCACGGTGCTCCAGCAGCGGGTCGTCGCGGGCGCGCCCGACTGGCTGGTGGGGGACGGCCGGGTCGTCGTCGAGTGCGCACCGGCGCAGCTGCCCGTTCTGCGCGACGCGCTGGGCCGTGCCGGCTTCACCGCCGAGCCGCGCGAGGACGACGAGCGCGGCGCGCACGCGGTCGTCGGCCGGGGCGGCATGATCGGGTAG
- the glpK gene encoding glycerol kinase GlpK, giving the protein MAEFVGAVDQGTTSTRFMIFDHDGAEVARHQLEHEQVLPRAGWVEHNPVEIWERTSSVVQTALGKAGLCADDLAGVGITNQRETTVIWDRRTGRPLHNAIVWQDTRTDRIATALDRDGRGDVIRHRAGLPPATYFAGGKIQWILENVPGVREAAERGDALFGTTDTWLLWNLTGGRDGGLHLTDVTNASRTMLMDLETLDWDEELLGFFGVPRAMLPEIRPSSSAEAYGATRASGPFAGEVPITGILGDQQAATVGQVCFAPGEAKNTYGTGNFMLLNTGTEIVRSQAGLITTPAYQLGDEPCVYALEGSIAVTGSAVQWLRDQLGIIAGAADSEHLASQVEDNGGVYFVPAFSGLFAPYWRSDARGAIVGLSRFNTNAHVARATLEAICYQSKDVVDAMEQDSGVRLEVLRVDGGVTANELCMQIQADVLGVPVSRPEVAETTALGAAYAAGLAVGFWKDTDELRANWHESRRWEPTWDDAQRAEGHAGWRKAVDRTLGWVDVD; this is encoded by the coding sequence GTGGCCGAGTTCGTGGGAGCCGTCGACCAGGGCACGACGAGCACGCGGTTCATGATCTTCGACCACGACGGGGCCGAGGTGGCCCGCCACCAGCTGGAGCACGAGCAGGTGCTGCCCCGCGCCGGGTGGGTGGAGCACAACCCCGTCGAGATCTGGGAGCGCACGAGCTCCGTCGTGCAGACCGCGCTGGGCAAGGCCGGTCTCTGCGCAGACGACCTCGCCGGCGTGGGGATCACCAACCAGCGGGAGACGACCGTCATCTGGGACCGCCGCACCGGCCGGCCGCTCCACAACGCGATCGTCTGGCAGGACACCCGCACCGACCGGATCGCGACCGCCCTCGACCGCGACGGGCGCGGCGACGTGATCCGCCACCGCGCCGGGCTGCCGCCCGCGACGTACTTCGCCGGCGGCAAGATCCAGTGGATCCTCGAGAACGTGCCGGGGGTCCGCGAGGCCGCGGAGCGGGGCGACGCGCTCTTCGGCACGACCGACACCTGGCTGCTGTGGAACCTGACGGGCGGCCGGGACGGGGGCCTCCACCTCACCGACGTCACCAACGCGAGCCGCACGATGCTGATGGACCTCGAGACCCTCGACTGGGACGAGGAGCTGCTCGGGTTCTTCGGGGTACCCCGCGCGATGCTGCCGGAGATCCGGCCGTCGTCGTCCGCGGAGGCGTACGGCGCGACCCGCGCCAGCGGACCCTTCGCCGGCGAGGTGCCCATCACCGGCATCCTCGGAGACCAGCAGGCGGCGACCGTCGGCCAGGTCTGCTTCGCGCCGGGGGAGGCCAAGAACACCTACGGCACCGGCAACTTCATGCTGCTCAACACCGGCACCGAGATCGTGCGGTCGCAGGCCGGGCTCATCACGACGCCGGCCTACCAGCTGGGGGACGAACCGTGCGTCTACGCGCTCGAGGGCTCCATCGCGGTGACGGGGTCCGCGGTGCAGTGGTTGCGCGACCAGCTCGGCATCATCGCCGGCGCCGCGGACTCCGAGCACCTGGCGAGCCAGGTCGAGGACAACGGCGGCGTCTACTTCGTGCCGGCCTTCTCGGGGTTGTTCGCGCCGTACTGGCGCAGCGACGCCCGCGGGGCCATCGTCGGCCTGTCGCGCTTCAACACCAACGCCCACGTCGCGCGCGCGACCCTCGAGGCGATCTGCTACCAGAGCAAGGACGTCGTCGACGCCATGGAGCAGGACTCCGGCGTGCGGCTCGAGGTGCTGCGGGTCGACGGCGGCGTCACCGCCAACGAGCTGTGCATGCAGATCCAGGCCGACGTGCTCGGCGTGCCGGTGAGCCGGCCGGAGGTGGCGGAGACGACGGCGCTGGGTGCGGCGTACGCCGCGGGCCTGGCCGTCGGGTTCTGGAAGGACACCGACGAGCTGCGCGCCAACTGGCATGAGTCGCGGCGCTGGGAGCCGACCTGGGACGACGCGCAGCGGGCCGAGGGGCACGCCGGCTGGCGCAAGGCGGTCGACCGCACGCTCGGCTGGGTGGACGTGGACTAG